The nucleotide sequence TATTTTTTCTGTTATTCTTTTCTTATTTTCTTCTGTTGTTGAAAAATGGTTTTTCTCTGGAAACAAACTAAATTTAGTAGTTATAATGCTTTCTATTTTAGTAAATATTTATATTATAATTAGAAATTCTGCTGAAATTGACAAAAATAAAAAACTATATATAAGCTTAAAATTTAGCATTATATAAGTATTGTCGGGTAATTGTCGTCCTATTGTCAGGTAAATAATGTTGCTATTTCATTGTTGATTATAACCTTTGTTAAAAAAATCAATCATGACAAAAAACATCATCCCTTTTCTAATTATTGTAATATTTAATTTTTATAAAATTAATTCTCAAGTAAGTACAGATTCTTCCCTTTTTCTTGAATTAAAAAAACAGGATAGCATATTATTTGAAAAAGGCTTTAATCAATGTGATATAAAATACCTTGAGAGAAAAATATCTAAAAATCTTAAATTTTATCATGACCAAAGTGGTATCCAGGATAGAAAAGTATTTTTCGAAAACATCAAAAAATATATCTGTTCAAACCCTGATAAAAAACCAATAAGAAAACTTAAAAAAGGTAGTTTAACGGTTTTTCCACTCTATAATAATGGTAAACTTTATGGAGCAATACAGAATGGTATTCATCATTTCTATATAAGAGAAAAAGCGAAAGAAGATTTATGGACAAGCATTGCCAAATTCACCTCTGTATGGTTACTAGATAATAATGAATGGAAAATGAGTGACGTATTAAGCTATGATCATCAAAATCCAGATAAGCAGAAAACAATTGTTGATTCTATGGAGCAATTACTTTTAGACAATAAAGTTCCTGCAATGGGCTTAGGGATTATTGAAAAAGGTAAACTAACAAAAGTACAAGTATATGGAAGCTTAGATAATAAAAATACAGCTCCTTACAATACTATTTTCAAAGTCGCTTCTCTAACCAAACCTGTTTTTGCTTTAACAGTTCTTAAATTAATAGACAAAGGTCTTCTAGGTTTAGATGAGCCATTATATAAATACTGGATTGATCCTGATTTAAAAGAAGATAAACGACACGAAAAGTTAACACCAAGAATAGTGCTTTCTCACCAAACTGGATTTCCTAATTGGAGGTATATGAAGCACTCCAATAAGCTAGAATTTGAATTTGATCCTGAGGCTAAATATCAATACTCAGGCGAAGGTTTTGAATACTTGAGAAAAACCATTGAAATAAAGTTTAATAAAAGCATCGAAGAGCTAGCTAATGAATTAATATTTATTCCTGCTAAAATGACAGATACTAGGTTTTGGTGGGATGAAACAATGGATGAATCAAGATATGCTCAAAATTTTGATATTAAAGGGCATAATATAACAACAGAAAAGTATTATAAAGCTAATGCTGCTGCTAATCTTTTAACTACAGTAGAGGACTATGGCAATTTTTTGGCCTATGTAATTAATGGAGCTAATCTATCTGAAAACACATTAAAAGAAATGCTAACACATCAAGTAAAACTCAAAGAGAATGACTTTTTTGGATTAGGATGGGAAATATTAACAGGCTTTAGCACAGGAGAACAAGCCCTGATTCATACAGGTAAAGAACCTGGTGTTAGTACATTAGCAATTATTTTTCCAAAAACAAAAAATGGCTATTTAGTATTTCTTAATGGAGACAATGTTGGTAACATATATGAGAAAATGTTAACCAAACATCTTTATCTTGGAAAAGAATTATGGAAAAAAAAGTAAAAAGACTATTGCTAAAAACTTATATAACTTCCTTTGTATGCTGTTCGTAATACGACAATCTATCTTCTTTAGATATTTCTTCCTTTTCTTGAGCAAATACATTACTTGTAAAACATAATACTACTAACATTAATATCTTAAATCTTTTCATAATTCAAATTTTATTTAATTAAATATTTAATTCGTTTACACACTTAAGGCAACTATAAAGAAACTTACCCTACTCCAATTTTTATTTTTTTAATTATCTTTATAAATAACTAATTAATAGGTTTTTATGAAAAATTTCATGTTTATTATTATTTGCCTTTTCCTCATTTTATTGGGATGCAACAATATTGAAAGCAGCCCTGAGTTGATAGAAAAATGGAAGCAAGAAATTGTAGATACAGAACTTGCATTTGCAAAAATGGCTAAAGAAAAAAGTATTCCTGAAGCATTCTTAGCTTTTGCTGCAGATGATGTCGTTATTAAAAAAGGAAAAAAAGTTCTTGTTGGCATTGATTCTTTAAGAGCTTCATATAAAGACCGAAAACCTGAAGCCGATTTAGCTAAACTTTCTTGGAAACCTGATTTTGTAGATGTTTCAAAATCTGGTGATTTAGGATACACCTATGGTAAATACCTATATATAAAAACAGACTCTTTAGGTGTTGTTACCGAAGAAACTGGTATTTTCCATACAGTCTGGAAAAGACAAACTGATGGGAACTGGAAATTTGTTTGGGACTAGTTTATCTTATTACCTTTGATTAATTAGTCTATAAATTAAAATAGCTGTACGTTTTGTTAAAGCTTCTATGGTATTTAAATTAACCGTTTCTTTAGGCGTGTGTGCTCCATTACCCATAGTACCAAGACCATCTAAACAATCAACATATTCGGCAACAAAAGACGTATCTGCTGCACCTCTACGACCAGGATCATAAGCTTCTACTTCTCCTTGGTTAAGATCTAAACTTACTTGGTTTAACAAATCTAAAATTTTATGATTCCCTTCGGTTGGTCCCATAGCAGGATAACTATCTATAAAAGTTATCTTAGCAGATGTTTGTGATAAATTGTTACTTACTATGTTTCGCATTTTTGCTCTAGCTTTCTCTTTTTGTTCTTCTGAAATAAAGCGTAATCCACCTTCTACAACAGCAGTTTGTGCTACGACATTTGTTTTACCAAATGCATTTCCTTTAGTCAATTCACTATTGTAATCTACTTGTGTTCCTCCAAGGATAATTCCAGGGTTAAAGGTTAAATATTCTTCTCCTTTTACTTCATTATAAAACTCATTAAGTATTCTAGACATCTCAAAAATCGCACCTGCTCCTACACCTTCTCTAAATATCCCAGACGAATGAGCTCTTTTACCTGTAACCTCAACTTTCCATCCTGAAGAACCTCGTCTAGCAACTGTAGCATAGTTAAATCCTGTCGAAGTTTCAAACCCAAGAGCAATATCGCTTTGCTTTGCAGCTTCTATTAGATGTTTTCTACTAATTGCTAAAGGCTTTCCTGTAGCTTCTTCATCTCCTGTAAATGCTGCTATAATTTGAGCATCATTTAAAAAACCATTTTCTTTTAAAGCCTTTAACGCATAAAGGATAATTACATTTCCTCCTTTCATGTCATTTCCTCCTGGAGCATGAGCAATACTATCGTTAACCATTTTAAATTCTTGAAATGGACTATCTGCCTCAAAGACTGTATCTAGATGACCTATGAGTAAGAGTTTCTTCCCTTTACTTCCTTTATTTTCGGCAAACAAATGTCCTGAACGATTTACTTCAGACATATCATGCCAAACGCTGTTAAATCCAATATTTTCGAATGCCTTTCCTAAAACCTCACCAACCTGCTTAACACCTTCATGATTCATCGTACCACTATTAATGTTTACGATATCTTTTAAAAATGCAATAGCTTCAGCATTATTAGTTTCAATAGTCTGGATAATCTTCTTTTCTTTTCTAGATAATTTTTGCGCAAAAGCGAATTGTGTAAATACTAAGAATAGAAAAATATATTTTAAAAAAACTTTCATAATAATTTAATAGTTAACTTATTAATGATTCTTATATATTAAGACTTGTCGTTAATGTTTTGGTTACTTCGTCAAGTATTATAAAGGCTGTTTCTCCCATTTTGTTTCCTTTATGATCTAGTAGCGGATTTACTTCTACAAATTCCATACAAATTACTTTTTCACTTTTAATAATTCGATCTATCATTTTAATAATCTCGAATTCGTCAAAACCTTTAGGCACTGGAGTTCCTGTTCCATAAGAAATAAGGTCACAATCCATACTATCTACATCAAATGATATGTATAGCATATCACAATCCTTTAACCTATCTAATGCTTCATCTACACATACTTCTAATCCTCGATGTCTAACTTCATGAACCATATAGTTTCGAAGTTTTAGCTTTTCCATTAGATTATCCTCTGGCTCTTCGGTATCTCTTACGCCAAAATATACAAGATCATCAGGTCTTACTTTTTGGCCTTTTACACCAATATTTTTCATGCTTTCCCAATACTGGGTAGAAGTATTAGATACTTCATTAACTTTATCATCCATATTGTCTTCACTCATTGCTGCTGCTAAAGGCATTCCATGAATGTTTCCAGATGGGGACGTATAAGGTGAATGAATATCGGCATGTGCATCAATCCATATTACTCCAAGTCTTTTATTTGGATAAGTCTTTTTTATACCACTAATTGTACCCAATGCAGAAGAATGGTCTCCAGAAATTACTAATGGAAAAGACTGTTCTGTTAAACTAGCATTTACAGCATTACTAACTCTTTCACATTGATAAGAGACATGTTCAATTCGCTTTGAGTAAGTATTTTTCACCTTATTATAAATAGATTCATTCTCAGTCTCTACATCTATAAATTCGTGTCTATTAAAATAATCATTATTCACATTTATAGCAGCTATTTCTATAGCATCAATACCCATGTCTGAACCACGACTTCCTGCACCGATGTCTGATCTATTCTTAATTATCTTAATACGTTTCATCTATTTAAAAAATATGAGTTTCCTATCACAAATATAAAAAAACCTCATAGGTTACTATGAGGTCTTTTGTTGTTTATTGTTGAATTATCTATTGTTAATAGTTTTAAATTCTCTGTATGTTTCACCTATATACAATTGTCTTGGTCTCCCAATTGGTTCTTTACGCAAACGCATTTCACGCCATTGAGCAATCCAACCTGGTAAACGCCCTAAAGCAAACATAACAGTAAACATGTCTGTAGGAATTCCCATAGCTCTATAAATAATTCCTGAATAGAAATCTACGTTAGGATATAATTTTCTATCAACAAAGTAAGGATCTTCAAGAGCTTCTTTTTCAAGACCTTTAGCAATATCTAAAATTGGATCATCTACACCAAGATCTGCTAATACCTCATCTGCAGCTACTTTAATAATTTTTGCTCTAGGATCGAAATTTTTATAGACTCTATGACCAAACCCCATCAAACGGAAAGGATCATTCTTATCTTTAGCTTTAGCCATATACTTTTTAGTATCACCTCCATCTTCTTTAATAGCTTCCAACATTTCTAGTACTGCTTGATTAGCTCCTCCATGAAGTGGCCCCCAAAGTGCTGATATTCCTGCTGATAACGACGCAAATAATCCTGCGTGAGATGAGCCAACAATTCTTACTGTAGATGTTGAACAGTTTTGCTCGTGGTCTGCATGCAATATTAATAATTTATCTAGAGCATCAACAATTACTTGATTTTGAACATACTCTTCATTAGGCTGTTTAAACATCATTTTTAAAACGTTTTCTACATAGCCTAAACTGTTGTCTCCGTAATCTAATGGAAGTCCTTGTTTTTTACGCAATGTCCACGCTACTAAAACAGGAAACTTTCCCATTATTTTTACTACAGAATTGTACATATCTTCTTCAGAATTTACATTAACTGAAGAAGGGTTAAATGCAGTTAAAGCACTTGTTAATGATGATAACACTCCCATTGGGTGTGCTGACTTTGGAAAGGCATCAACAATTTTACGTATATCGTCATCTACAACAGATTTTGACTTTATATCTGCATGAAATTTATCATGTTGCTCTTTTGTTGGTAGTTCACCAAAAATTAAAAGGTAAGCGACTTCTAAAAAGTCAGCTTTTTCAGCTAGTTCTTCAATAGAGTAACCTCTATATCTTAAAATACCTTTTTCTCCATCTAAAAAAGTGATACCGCTTTCACAAGCCCCAGTATTTTTATATCCAGGATCGATAGTAATAACTCCTCCTGTTTCACTCCTTAAAGCTTTTATATCTATGGCAACTTCATTTTCTGTTCCAGTAACTATAGGGAATTCGTGTTTTTGACCATTAACTTCTAACGTAGCAGTATTTAGCATTTTTTTTGATAATTATATTATGAATTCATTGTTGAAAATAACTCTACGAAAATACAAAATATCTGACACTTTTTAAAGCATAGAATGCATTGAATTATTGATAATGGTATTAAAAAAAATAATCATAAAAAGAAGACCATTAATGAAAAATAATGGCCTTATAAAATCTATAATATTTAAATACTATTTTACTTTAAAAGCACTTTCTCCAGGAAAATATGCAGTACTTCCTAATTCTTCTTCTATACGAAGTAATTGGTTATACTTTGCCATACGGTCACTACGTGATGCAGAACCAGTTTTAATTTGTCCTGTATTTAACGCTACTGCTAAATCAGCAATAGTATTATCTTCGGTTTCACCAGATCTATGTGACATTACAGATGTATAACCTGCATTATGAGCCATATTAACCGCAGCAATAGTTTCGGTAAGTGTTCCTATTTGGTTTACCTTAATAAGAATGGAGTTAGCGATACCATTGTTAATACCTTTTGATAATCGCTCTACATTTGTTACAAACAAATCATCTCCAACCAATTGTACTTTATCTCCAACTTTATCAGTTAGTATTTTCCAGCCATCCCAATCATTTTCATCCATACCATCTTCAATAGAAATTATTGGGTATTTATTACAAAGCTCTTCCAAGTATTCTGCTTGCTCTTTAGATGTTCTTACAACGCCTTTATTGCCTTCAAAAATTGTATAATCGTATTTCCCATCTTTATAAAATTCGGCTGCTGCACAATCTAAAGCAATCATAATATCGTCTCCTAACTTGTATCCAGCATTTTCAGTTGCTTTTGCAATAGTTTCTAAAGCATCTTCAGTTCCTCCTTCTAGATTTGGTGCAAATCCACCTTCATCGCCAACTGCTGTACTCAAATTTCTATCATGTAGTACTTTTTTTAAGTGATGGAAAATTTCAGAACCCATTTGCATTGCTTGCGAAAAGTTTTTGGCTTTTACTGGCATTACCATAAACTCTTGAAAGGCAATTGGTGCATCACTATGTGAGCCACCATTAATGATATTCATCATTGGTAATGGCAATGTATTTGCCGATACACCACCAACATAGCGGTATAAAGGCATCCCTAATTCGTTCGCTGCAGCTTTAGCGACAGCTAAAGACACACCTAAAATAGCATTTGCTCCTAACTTTGCTTTGTTTGGTGTTCCATCTAAATCGTTCATAGTTTGATCAATTAGATTTTGCTCAAACACTGAAGCTCCCAATAATTCTTGAGCTAGAATAGTATTAACGTTTTCTACTGCTTTTAAAACTCCTTTTCCCATATAAGCATTTCCACCATCTCGTAATTCTACAGCTTCATGTTCTCCTGTAGAAGCTCCTGAAGGTACAGCTGCTCTACCCAAAATTCCATTTTCTGTAATTACATCTACCTCTACTGTTGGATTTCCTCTGGAGTCAAAAATTTGTCTTGCGTGAATGTCTATTATTATGCTCATTGAATCTTATTTATGTTGATTTTTTTGAATTTTCAAATTTACAAAATTGTCATACTAAAAATACTTTACTTTCTTATTATTAGTATAAATTTCTGCTAAAACGTTTTAGTAAATTAAAAGGCAATGTTCACACATTGCCTTTTAATTATTTTGATTTTATGTTTTCTATAAACTGATCAAACAAATATGTTGAATCATGTGGTCCAGGGCTTGCTTCTGGGTGATATTGTACTGAAAAGCAGTTTTTATTTTTCATTGCTAAACCTGCAACAGTATAATCATTTAAGTGTACATGCGTCACCTTTAAATCTTTATGAGCTTCTGCTTCTTCTCTATTAACTGCAAATCCGTGATTTTGAGAGGTGATTTCTCCCTTACCCGTTTCTAAGTTTTTTACAGGATGATTTATTCCTCTATGTCCATTATGCATTTTATAAGTAGAGATACCATTTGCCAAAGCTATTACTTGATGTCCAAGACAAATTCCAAATAATGGTAAATCTCTCTTTATGATTTCTTTTGCTACTTCTTGTGCTTCAACTAAAGGTTCTGGATCTCCAGGACCATTAGACAAAAAATAACCATCTGGTTTAAACGCTTCTAATTCTTCAAATTTAGAATTATAAGGAAACACTTTTATGTAAGCATCACGCTTTACTAAATTGCGA is from Pontimicrobium sp. SW4 and encodes:
- a CDS encoding M20/M25/M40 family metallo-hydrolase, producing MKVFLKYIFLFLVFTQFAFAQKLSRKEKKIIQTIETNNAEAIAFLKDIVNINSGTMNHEGVKQVGEVLGKAFENIGFNSVWHDMSEVNRSGHLFAENKGSKGKKLLLIGHLDTVFEADSPFQEFKMVNDSIAHAPGGNDMKGGNVIILYALKALKENGFLNDAQIIAAFTGDEEATGKPLAISRKHLIEAAKQSDIALGFETSTGFNYATVARRGSSGWKVEVTGKRAHSSGIFREGVGAGAIFEMSRILNEFYNEVKGEEYLTFNPGIILGGTQVDYNSELTKGNAFGKTNVVAQTAVVEGGLRFISEEQKEKARAKMRNIVSNNLSQTSAKITFIDSYPAMGPTEGNHKILDLLNQVSLDLNQGEVEAYDPGRRGAADTSFVAEYVDCLDGLGTMGNGAHTPKETVNLNTIEALTKRTAILIYRLINQR
- a CDS encoding arginase codes for the protein MKRIKIIKNRSDIGAGSRGSDMGIDAIEIAAINVNNDYFNRHEFIDVETENESIYNKVKNTYSKRIEHVSYQCERVSNAVNASLTEQSFPLVISGDHSSALGTISGIKKTYPNKRLGVIWIDAHADIHSPYTSPSGNIHGMPLAAAMSEDNMDDKVNEVSNTSTQYWESMKNIGVKGQKVRPDDLVYFGVRDTEEPEDNLMEKLKLRNYMVHEVRHRGLEVCVDEALDRLKDCDMLYISFDVDSMDCDLISYGTGTPVPKGFDEFEIIKMIDRIIKSEKVICMEFVEVNPLLDHKGNKMGETAFIILDEVTKTLTTSLNI
- a CDS encoding DUF4440 domain-containing protein, with product MKNFMFIIICLFLILLGCNNIESSPELIEKWKQEIVDTELAFAKMAKEKSIPEAFLAFAADDVVIKKGKKVLVGIDSLRASYKDRKPEADLAKLSWKPDFVDVSKSGDLGYTYGKYLYIKTDSLGVVTEETGIFHTVWKRQTDGNWKFVWD
- a CDS encoding serine hydrolase — encoded protein: MTKNIIPFLIIVIFNFYKINSQVSTDSSLFLELKKQDSILFEKGFNQCDIKYLERKISKNLKFYHDQSGIQDRKVFFENIKKYICSNPDKKPIRKLKKGSLTVFPLYNNGKLYGAIQNGIHHFYIREKAKEDLWTSIAKFTSVWLLDNNEWKMSDVLSYDHQNPDKQKTIVDSMEQLLLDNKVPAMGLGIIEKGKLTKVQVYGSLDNKNTAPYNTIFKVASLTKPVFALTVLKLIDKGLLGLDEPLYKYWIDPDLKEDKRHEKLTPRIVLSHQTGFPNWRYMKHSNKLEFEFDPEAKYQYSGEGFEYLRKTIEIKFNKSIEELANELIFIPAKMTDTRFWWDETMDESRYAQNFDIKGHNITTEKYYKANAAANLLTTVEDYGNFLAYVINGANLSENTLKEMLTHQVKLKENDFFGLGWEILTGFSTGEQALIHTGKEPGVSTLAIIFPKTKNGYLVFLNGDNVGNIYEKMLTKHLYLGKELWKKK
- a CDS encoding citrate synthase — protein: MLNTATLEVNGQKHEFPIVTGTENEVAIDIKALRSETGGVITIDPGYKNTGACESGITFLDGEKGILRYRGYSIEELAEKADFLEVAYLLIFGELPTKEQHDKFHADIKSKSVVDDDIRKIVDAFPKSAHPMGVLSSLTSALTAFNPSSVNVNSEEDMYNSVVKIMGKFPVLVAWTLRKKQGLPLDYGDNSLGYVENVLKMMFKQPNEEYVQNQVIVDALDKLLILHADHEQNCSTSTVRIVGSSHAGLFASLSAGISALWGPLHGGANQAVLEMLEAIKEDGGDTKKYMAKAKDKNDPFRLMGFGHRVYKNFDPRAKIIKVAADEVLADLGVDDPILDIAKGLEKEALEDPYFVDRKLYPNVDFYSGIIYRAMGIPTDMFTVMFALGRLPGWIAQWREMRLRKEPIGRPRQLYIGETYREFKTINNR
- the eno gene encoding phosphopyruvate hydratase, whose protein sequence is MSIIIDIHARQIFDSRGNPTVEVDVITENGILGRAAVPSGASTGEHEAVELRDGGNAYMGKGVLKAVENVNTILAQELLGASVFEQNLIDQTMNDLDGTPNKAKLGANAILGVSLAVAKAAANELGMPLYRYVGGVSANTLPLPMMNIINGGSHSDAPIAFQEFMVMPVKAKNFSQAMQMGSEIFHHLKKVLHDRNLSTAVGDEGGFAPNLEGGTEDALETIAKATENAGYKLGDDIMIALDCAAAEFYKDGKYDYTIFEGNKGVVRTSKEQAEYLEELCNKYPIISIEDGMDENDWDGWKILTDKVGDKVQLVGDDLFVTNVERLSKGINNGIANSILIKVNQIGTLTETIAAVNMAHNAGYTSVMSHRSGETEDNTIADLAVALNTGQIKTGSASRSDRMAKYNQLLRIEEELGSTAYFPGESAFKVK